The following proteins are encoded in a genomic region of Garra rufa chromosome 22, GarRuf1.0, whole genome shotgun sequence:
- the smim36 gene encoding small integral membrane protein 36, whose translation MGLMEFYLEIDPVTLNLIILIASYVILLLVFLISCILYDCRGKDPSKEYVSEPPAPQQQSPIRLVVMQNSPASSRYNEQNNTATSNFAPLTPDTREKRSTLV comes from the coding sequence ATGGGTCTCATGGAGTTTTACCTGGAGATTGATCCAGTCACTCTAAACCTCATCATCCTCATCGCCAGCTACGTTATCCTGCTTCTGGTCTTCCTCATCTCTTGCATCCTGTACGACTGCCGTGGCAAAGACCCTTCCAAGGAGTACGTTTCCGAGCCACCAGCCCCCCAGCAACAGTCTCCCATCCGGCTAGTGGTGATGCAAAACTCACCGGCCTCGTCACGTTATAACGAGCAGAACAACACAGCTACCTCCAACTTTGCGCCTCTGACCCCTGACACGCGCGAGAAGAGGAGCACGCTGGTCTGA